The Henckelia pumila isolate YLH828 chromosome 2, ASM3356847v2, whole genome shotgun sequence genome includes a window with the following:
- the LOC140880380 gene encoding trans-cinnamate 4-monooxygenase, with the protein MDLLFVEKSLIGVFLAIVVAAVISKLRGKKFRLPPGPIPVPVFGNWLQVGDDLNHRNLSEYAKKFGDIFMLRMGQRNLVVVSSPESAKEVLHTQGVEFGSRTRNVVFDIFTGKGQDMVFTVYGEHWRKMRRIMTVPFFTNKVVQQYRHGWEAEAAAVVEDVKKNPESATNGIVLRRRLQLMMYNNMFRILFDRRFESEEDPLFMKLKALNGERSRLAQSFEYNYGDFIPILRPFLRGYLKICKEVKDRRLQLFKDYFVDERKKLAATKPTNNDGLKCAIDHILEAQQKGEINEDNVLYIVENINVAAIETTLWSIEWGIAELVNHPEVQKKLRDELDTVLGPGVPITEPDTHKLPYLQAVIKETLRLRMAIPLLVPHMNLHDAKLNGYDIPAESKILVNAWWLANNPSNWKKPEEFRPERFLEEESKVEANGNDFRYLPFGVGRRSCPGIILALPILGIILGRLVQNFEMLPPPGQSKLDTSEKGGQFSLHILKHSTIVMKPRAF; encoded by the exons ATGGATCTTCTCTTCGTTGAGAAAAGCCTCATCGGCGTTTTCTTGGCCATTGTTGTCGCCGCCGTCATTTCTAAGCTGCGTGGCAAGAAGTTCCGGCTGCCTCCGGGACCCATCCCGGTTCCCGTGTTTGGAAACTGGCTACAAGTTGGAGATGACTTGAACCACCGGAATCTGTCCGAGTATGCCAAGAAATTCGGCGACATATTCATGCTTCGGATGGGGCAGCGTAATCTTGTGGTTGTATCCTCGCCTGAGTCGGCCAAGGAGGTTCTCCACACGCAGGGGGTTGAGTTTGGGTCTCGCACCAG GAACGTAGTGTTCGACATTTTCACTGGGAAAGGGCAGGACATGGTGTTCACCGTCTACGGCGAGCACTGGCGCAAGATGCGGAGGATAATGACAGTAcccttcttcacaaacaaggtTGTGCAGCAGTACCGCCATGGCTGGGAAGCCGAAGCTGCGGCTGTGGtcgaagacgtgaagaagaatccCGAGTCGGCGACCAACGGGATCGTGCTGAGGAGAAGACTGCAACTGATGATGTACAACAACATGTTCAGGATTTTGTTCGACAGAAGGTTCGAGAGTGAGGAGGATCCTCTGTTCATGAAGCTTAAAGCATTGAACGGCGAGAGGAGCCGATTGGCGCAGAGCTTCGAGTACAATTACGGCGATTTCATACCCATTCTGAGGCCTTTCTTGAGAGGATACCTCAAGATTTGCAAGGAAGTCAAGGACAGGAGGTTGCAGTTGTTCAAGGATTATTTCGTCGATGAGAGGAA GAAGCTAGCTGCCACGAAGCCAACGAACAACGATGGGCTTAAATGCGCCATTGATCACATTCTTGAAGCTCAGCAAAAAGGAGAAATCAACGAGGATAATGTTCTTTACATAGTCGAAAACATCAATGTTGCTG CCATTGAGACAACACTTTGGTCGATAGAATGGGGCATTGCGGAACTAGTGAATCACCCTGAAGTCCAAAAAAAGCTACGCGATGAGCTCGACACGGTGCTCGGGCCAGGTGTGCCAATCACAGAGCCAGATACCCACAAGCTCCCGTACCTCCAAGCCGTGATCAAAGAAACACTACGTCTCCGAATGGCGATTCCTCTTCTAGTGCCACACATGAACCTCCACGACGCCAAGCTCAACGGTTACGACATCCCTGCCGAAAGCAAGATCTTGGTTAACGCGTGGTGGCTGGCTAACAACCCCTCCAACTGGAAGAAACCGGAGGAGTTCAGGCCGGAGAGATTTTTGGAGGAGGAATCGAAAGTTGAGGCAAATGGGAACGACTTTCGTTATCTTCCGTTCGGAGTGGGCCGGAGGAGTTGCCCTGGGATTATACTTGCTCTGCCTATTCTTGGCATAATTTTGGGACGACTGGTGCAGAATTTCGAGATGTTGCCACCACCGGGGCAATCGAAGCTCGACACCAGCGAGAAGGGAGGACAGTTCAGTCTTCACATATTGAAGCACTCCACCATTGTGATGAAGCCAAGAGCCTTCTGA